A genomic region of Nostoc sp. UHCC 0702 contains the following coding sequences:
- the plsX gene encoding phosphate acyltransferase PlsX: protein MRSTGVRIAIDAMGGDHAPGEIVAGALRAMEELGVKVLLVGDPQQIEAALPPKTNLQQVEIVPAQEAIAMDEEPLNAVRRKRKASINVAMDLVKNQQADAVFSAGHSGAAMAAALLRLGRLPGIDRPAIGTVFPTIIAGKPVLILDVGANVDCRPKFLEQFAVMGTIYSQCVLGTTEPKVGLLNIGEEDTKGNEVALRAHQLLRENSQITFIGNAEGRDVLSGNFDVIVCDGFVGNVLLKFAEAVGEVILQILREELPQGLHGQIGTALLKPNLKRIKQRMDHAEHGGALLLGVAGICFIGHGSSQAPSIYNAIRMAKEAVDNQVLQRLQSQYEILQQESD from the coding sequence ATGAGATCGACTGGCGTACGGATAGCAATTGACGCAATGGGAGGGGATCATGCACCCGGAGAAATCGTTGCTGGCGCATTGCGAGCAATGGAAGAGTTGGGTGTAAAAGTCCTGTTGGTGGGTGATCCCCAGCAAATTGAAGCTGCGTTGCCACCAAAAACGAATTTGCAGCAGGTAGAGATCGTTCCTGCCCAAGAAGCGATCGCAATGGATGAGGAGCCTTTAAACGCTGTTAGGCGCAAACGAAAGGCTTCCATTAATGTAGCGATGGATTTAGTTAAGAATCAGCAAGCAGATGCCGTGTTTTCTGCTGGGCACTCTGGGGCAGCAATGGCAGCAGCATTGCTCCGCCTGGGACGATTGCCAGGAATTGACCGCCCAGCTATTGGAACGGTTTTTCCTACTATCATCGCTGGCAAACCAGTACTAATACTTGATGTCGGCGCTAATGTAGACTGCCGCCCTAAGTTTTTAGAGCAGTTCGCAGTCATGGGGACAATTTATAGTCAGTGCGTGTTGGGTACAACCGAACCCAAAGTAGGTTTATTGAATATTGGTGAAGAAGATACTAAGGGTAATGAGGTAGCTCTGCGCGCTCACCAGCTGCTGCGGGAAAATTCCCAAATTACTTTTATTGGTAATGCCGAAGGGCGTGATGTGCTTTCCGGTAACTTTGATGTGATTGTATGCGATGGCTTTGTGGGCAATGTGTTATTAAAATTTGCCGAAGCTGTTGGAGAAGTAATTCTGCAAATATTGCGAGAAGAATTACCACAAGGATTGCACGGTCAAATCGGCACGGCACTTTTAAAACCCAACCTCAAGCGAATTAAGCAACGAATGGATCACGCAGAACATGGTGGTGCTTTGCTCTTGGGCGTGGCAGGAATTTGTTTCATCGGCCACGGTAGCTCTCAAGCGCCCTCAATTTATAATGCCATTCGTATGGCAAAAGAAGCTGTGGATAATCAGGTATTGCAACGACTCCAGTCCCAATATGAAATCCTACAGCAAGAAAGTGATTAG
- a CDS encoding beta-ketoacyl-ACP synthase 3, producing the protein MEKLGIAIIGSGSAVPETSIDNQALSQLVETSDEWITTRTGISQRRLALPSESLTTLATAASNQAIAAAKIKPTDLDLILLATSTPDDLFGTACRIQAQLGATNAVAFDLTAACSGFVFGLITAAQYIRTGVYQNVLLIGADILSRWVDWQDRRTCVLFGDGAGAVVLQANDSDRLLGFALKSDGTQNHYLNLNYKASPQELIPGTQITQGTFQPITMNGKEVYRFAAQKVPEIIDKALFQANLSVEQIDWLLLHQANQRILDAVAQRLNIPEHKVISNVANYGNTSAASIPLALDEAVRQGKIKPNDIIATSGFGAGLTWGAAIFQWGR; encoded by the coding sequence GTGGAAAAATTAGGCATAGCAATTATCGGAAGTGGCTCGGCAGTACCAGAAACTTCCATCGACAACCAGGCACTAAGTCAACTGGTTGAAACATCAGACGAGTGGATCACCACAAGAACAGGAATTAGTCAACGGCGTTTGGCACTTCCTAGTGAGTCATTGACTACACTTGCAACAGCTGCTAGCAATCAAGCGATCGCTGCCGCCAAAATTAAACCAACCGACTTAGATTTGATTTTGCTGGCAACATCTACGCCTGATGACTTGTTTGGCACCGCTTGTAGGATACAAGCCCAATTAGGAGCCACTAATGCAGTAGCTTTTGATTTGACAGCCGCTTGTTCCGGATTTGTATTTGGGCTAATAACAGCTGCCCAATACATCAGAACAGGAGTTTATCAAAATGTACTGTTGATAGGAGCAGATATCCTCTCCCGTTGGGTAGATTGGCAAGACCGACGTACTTGTGTATTGTTCGGTGATGGTGCTGGAGCGGTAGTATTGCAGGCGAATGATAGCGATCGCCTACTCGGATTTGCCCTCAAAAGTGATGGCACTCAAAATCATTACCTCAACCTGAATTATAAAGCATCACCCCAAGAACTGATTCCAGGCACACAGATTACTCAAGGCACATTCCAACCCATAACCATGAATGGCAAAGAAGTATACCGCTTTGCTGCCCAAAAAGTGCCAGAAATTATCGATAAAGCCTTGTTTCAAGCTAACTTGAGTGTTGAGCAAATAGATTGGTTACTTTTGCATCAAGCTAATCAGCGGATTCTTGATGCTGTAGCCCAACGTCTAAATATTCCAGAACATAAAGTAATTAGCAATGTTGCTAATTACGGTAATACCTCCGCCGCCTCTATTCCTCTAGCCCTAGATGAAGCTGTAAGGCAAGGAAAAATTAAACCCAATGACATTATTGCCACATCCGGCTTTGGTGCCGGTCTGACTTGGGGCGCGGCAATTTTTCAATGGGGAAGGTAA
- the fabD gene encoding ACP S-malonyltransferase: protein MTKTAWVFPGQGSQTQGMGTDLLDIPSVKEKFDQAEAILGWSVTEICQNEEEKLSHTLYTQPSLYVVESILADLVRERGHKPDLVAGHSLGEYIALYIAGVFDWSAGLHLVKRRAELMDSTVGGMMAALMNFDRDKLEKVIAETPDVVLANDNSSTQVVISGTPEAVQAVMSQVKAKRAIPLKVSGAFHSPLMAAAAAEFRDILESVVFQPATVPVLSNAEPVASIDAEILKQRLTQQMTGSVRWREISLQLPVNDIKQVMEIGPGNVLTGLIKRTTPGLILKNVRNAAELPD from the coding sequence ATGACTAAAACTGCATGGGTGTTTCCCGGACAAGGTTCTCAAACACAGGGAATGGGAACGGACTTATTAGATATACCATCCGTTAAAGAAAAATTTGACCAAGCCGAGGCAATTTTGGGCTGGTCTGTAACGGAAATATGTCAAAACGAAGAAGAGAAGTTATCACACACGCTATATACTCAACCAAGTCTGTATGTGGTGGAAAGTATTCTAGCCGATCTCGTTCGAGAACGGGGACACAAGCCAGATTTAGTTGCTGGTCACAGTTTAGGAGAATACATAGCGCTTTATATTGCTGGTGTTTTTGATTGGTCAGCGGGATTACACCTAGTCAAACGCCGTGCTGAACTCATGGATAGTACTGTAGGTGGGATGATGGCAGCTTTGATGAACTTTGACCGGGATAAGTTGGAAAAAGTCATCGCCGAAACTCCCGATGTGGTGTTGGCAAACGATAATAGCTCAACTCAGGTAGTAATTTCCGGTACTCCAGAAGCTGTACAAGCGGTGATGTCTCAAGTCAAGGCTAAACGTGCAATTCCCCTAAAAGTGTCTGGGGCATTTCACTCACCCTTAATGGCTGCTGCGGCTGCGGAGTTCCGAGATATTCTAGAATCAGTGGTATTTCAGCCAGCTACTGTGCCAGTGTTGTCTAATGCAGAACCAGTTGCATCTATTGATGCCGAAATTTTAAAACAGCGCTTAACTCAACAAATGACTGGTTCAGTACGGTGGCGAGAAATTTCTCTACAATTACCAGTCAATGATATTAAGCAAGTAATGGAAATTGGCCCTGGCAATGTACTGACAGGTTTGATTAAACGCACCACCCCTGGTTTAATCTTAAAGAACGTCCGTAATGCCGCTGAGTTGCCGGATTAG
- a CDS encoding 1-acyl-sn-glycerol-3-phosphate acyltransferase, whose amino-acid sequence MSRSREPFISLALYHAFKWSVVSPMLHSYFRGNIYGEENVPPSGPVVVVSNHASYFDPPIVSNCVRRPVAYMAKEELFEIPVLAQVIKLYGAYPVSRGTSDRTAIRSALEYLEKGWAVGVFLQGTRTPDGKITDPKRGAALLAAKAKAPLLPVSLWGTEGILEKGSKIPRAVPLTIRIAPMIDSPSSTNKEELEAVTRKCATVINEMHDLGR is encoded by the coding sequence ATGTCTCGAAGCCGTGAACCTTTTATTAGTCTGGCACTTTACCACGCCTTTAAATGGTCGGTCGTCAGCCCCATGCTTCATTCTTACTTTCGGGGCAATATTTATGGTGAGGAAAATGTTCCCCCATCAGGGCCGGTGGTGGTGGTGAGTAATCACGCTAGTTACTTTGATCCGCCAATTGTCTCTAATTGTGTACGCCGTCCGGTGGCGTACATGGCCAAAGAAGAGTTGTTTGAAATCCCAGTTTTGGCGCAAGTAATTAAATTGTATGGCGCTTATCCAGTAAGTCGGGGAACTAGCGATCGCACTGCCATCCGTTCGGCTTTAGAATATCTTGAAAAAGGCTGGGCTGTAGGTGTGTTTTTGCAAGGTACTCGCACCCCAGATGGAAAAATCACTGACCCTAAAAGAGGTGCAGCACTGCTAGCCGCAAAGGCAAAAGCACCACTATTGCCGGTGAGTTTGTGGGGTACCGAAGGAATTTTAGAAAAAGGCTCGAAAATACCCCGTGCAGTTCCCCTTACTATTAGGATTGCGCCGATGATTGATAGTCCCAGTTCCACTAATAAAGAAGAATTGGAGGCGGTGACACGTAAGTGTGCAACAGTTATTAATGAAATGCATGATTTAGGGCGCTAA
- a CDS encoding AI-2E family transporter, translating into MSGLEAKNIWDRLNNLALVRFLLLFASGWAVVQLLAYFEAVIVIFTFAAILAFLLSYPVDWLQRFLPHGVAVLVVFLLSIVIIGGLVITVGLTILSQGQQLIDSISVFLNSLIPLLERLEAFLQSRNLQVDLSFIEEQLRNQAVSSLVTSLAILQGFLTNFVTFILIAVVAFFMLLDGEKLWNFLLKIIPRQRRNRFTNVIKRAFLGFFRGQLLLSLFLTSATFLVFLLLNVPFALVLSVIVGIIDIIPGIGATLGIATITLVVLSQGVWLALKVLIACIVLQQIQDNLIAPRIMQNALNLNPVVVFFALLVGARVAGLLGVFISIPIAGVMVSLFEIDEMKAEA; encoded by the coding sequence ATGAGCGGTCTTGAAGCCAAGAATATTTGGGATAGATTGAATAATTTGGCGTTAGTCCGCTTTTTGCTGTTGTTTGCTTCTGGCTGGGCAGTTGTGCAGCTTTTAGCTTACTTTGAAGCGGTCATTGTGATTTTCACATTTGCTGCAATTTTAGCTTTTTTACTCAGCTATCCTGTAGATTGGTTGCAGCGTTTTTTACCCCACGGTGTCGCGGTTCTTGTTGTTTTCTTGCTTAGTATTGTGATTATTGGTGGTTTAGTAATTACCGTAGGTTTAACGATTTTATCCCAAGGGCAACAATTAATTGATAGTATCAGTGTGTTTTTAAATTCTTTAATACCTTTATTAGAGCGATTAGAAGCATTTTTGCAAAGTCGTAATCTTCAGGTAGATTTAAGTTTCATTGAAGAACAATTACGCAATCAAGCTGTATCAAGCCTTGTAACTAGTTTGGCTATTTTGCAAGGATTTTTAACTAATTTCGTAACTTTTATATTGATTGCAGTTGTAGCTTTTTTCATGCTGCTAGATGGAGAAAAGCTTTGGAATTTTCTTTTAAAAATAATACCAAGGCAGCGCCGCAATAGATTTACAAATGTTATCAAACGCGCTTTTTTAGGTTTTTTTCGAGGTCAGTTGCTATTGAGTTTATTTCTAACGAGTGCGACTTTTCTAGTTTTCTTATTATTAAACGTACCTTTTGCTTTGGTGTTATCAGTCATAGTCGGAATTATTGACATTATTCCTGGTATAGGAGCAACATTAGGAATTGCTACAATTACTTTAGTAGTTTTGTCTCAAGGTGTTTGGTTAGCCTTGAAAGTATTGATAGCTTGCATCGTACTCCAACAGATACAAGATAATTTGATTGCACCACGAATTATGCAAAATGCCCTCAATCTTAATCCTGTTGTGGTATTTTTTGCTTTGTTAGTAGGTGCTAGAGTAGCAGGTTTACTCGGTGTTTTTATCTCTATTCCCATTGCTGGAGTAATGGTATCTTTGTTTGAAATTGATGAGATGAAAGCAGAAGCTTAA
- a CDS encoding aliphatic sulfonate ABC transporter substrate-binding protein — protein MISRLINLLPRGTDPNILQSLRAATRISAAYKFVVLFCMGFAASFVLTLAFDGHAVAASESANTPSSLLDQFKIPNNSTIRLLETVGLFVGGIIFCIVLDRWFSNRSATASNTPLAEQTRRLKQLKMGYPEGMTNLEVLRTQGFLERRLQPFGLSVAWSSFLSASSLIEALSNGTIDFCGGGGTASIFSQAADHVFVRVAKEKYTAPKGQAILVPEDSPIQTLADLKGKKIAFDKGSSAHYILVRSLAKVGLDFSDIEPVYLTQPEALPRFCRGEIDAWVIWVPYTATQARSAYPGRSIADLESIFGDKASLEVPTYYYAIPEMVRDYPDLLKVILEEVNEAGTLAKRQELEAAQRLAQNHEIDPSIVETLQQHSSERAIIPIDDQSLTALQHQANMFRDLNLIPERINVKDGTYSLQTKQNWTY, from the coding sequence ATGATTAGCCGTTTGATTAACCTTCTGCCTAGAGGCACAGATCCCAACATCTTACAGTCCCTCAGAGCAGCCACTCGGATATCGGCTGCCTATAAGTTTGTAGTCCTATTTTGTATGGGCTTTGCTGCAAGTTTTGTCTTGACTCTGGCTTTTGACGGTCATGCTGTTGCTGCTTCTGAATCTGCTAATACACCCTCTTCTCTACTAGATCAGTTCAAAATACCCAACAATTCGACAATTCGGTTACTAGAAACCGTGGGACTATTTGTGGGGGGCATAATTTTTTGTATAGTTTTGGATCGCTGGTTTTCTAATCGTTCTGCTACAGCTAGCAACACGCCCTTAGCTGAACAGACGCGGCGGCTCAAGCAACTGAAAATGGGGTATCCAGAGGGGATGACAAATCTGGAAGTTCTCCGGACTCAAGGCTTCTTGGAAAGGCGTTTGCAGCCGTTCGGGCTGAGTGTCGCTTGGTCAAGTTTTTTATCAGCTTCTTCTTTGATAGAGGCACTTAGCAATGGGACGATTGATTTCTGCGGTGGTGGTGGCACGGCCAGCATCTTCTCTCAAGCAGCAGATCATGTATTTGTGCGGGTAGCTAAAGAAAAATATACCGCTCCCAAAGGTCAAGCGATTCTGGTACCGGAAGATTCGCCGATTCAGACCCTTGCCGACTTGAAGGGTAAAAAGATCGCTTTTGACAAAGGCTCAAGCGCACATTATATACTTGTGCGATCGCTGGCAAAAGTAGGCCTCGATTTTAGCGACATTGAGCCAGTTTATCTGACACAACCGGAGGCGCTGCCCCGATTCTGCCGGGGTGAGATCGATGCTTGGGTGATTTGGGTTCCCTACACAGCTACTCAAGCCCGAAGTGCCTACCCAGGGCGATCGATTGCCGACCTAGAGAGCATATTTGGTGACAAAGCTTCTTTAGAAGTTCCGACTTATTACTACGCAATTCCAGAAATGGTACGCGACTATCCCGACCTGCTCAAGGTGATTTTAGAAGAGGTAAACGAAGCTGGAACTTTGGCTAAGAGACAGGAATTAGAAGCGGCTCAACGATTGGCACAAAACCATGAAATCGATCCATCCATCGTAGAAACTTTACAGCAACATAGTTCAGAACGCGCCATTATCCCAATTGATGACCAATCGCTGACTGCTCTACAGCACCAGGCAAATATGTTTAGAGATTTAAATCTGATTCCTGAGCGGATAAATGTGAAAGATGGAACCTATAGCTTGCAGACCAAGCAAAACTGGACTTATTAA
- a CDS encoding cadmium resistance transporter — translation MDWLIATIKIGLAVAVATTFDDNIYLTAFFSEVNRTFRPQHIVIGELVGFTGLVIVSLLGFLVGLAIPSTWTGLLGILPILIGLNNLRNLNQDDSAEDKSANRKINSKFRGFDSRKRSLWDVIRDPQTYRVSAVTLANGGNNLGIYIPLFATSSIQNLSVIIPICYLIVFCWLLMSYNLTRLPGIAFVLSRYASKIFPFVLMWLGYRILMDSESYRLFLPNT, via the coding sequence ATGGATTGGTTAATTGCAACGATTAAGATCGGGCTAGCTGTTGCTGTAGCAACAACGTTTGATGACAATATTTATCTGACTGCTTTTTTTAGCGAGGTTAATCGTACTTTTCGGCCTCAGCATATTGTGATTGGTGAGCTTGTAGGGTTCACGGGATTAGTGATAGTAAGTTTGCTTGGTTTCTTGGTGGGTCTAGCAATTCCGTCAACTTGGACTGGTTTATTGGGGATTCTGCCGATACTCATTGGCTTGAACAATTTACGCAACCTTAATCAGGATGATTCAGCTGAAGATAAGTCAGCTAATCGGAAAATCAACTCTAAATTTCGAGGATTTGATTCTAGAAAGCGATCGCTCTGGGACGTAATCCGCGATCCCCAGACCTATCGCGTCTCTGCGGTCACCCTTGCCAACGGTGGTAACAATCTGGGGATCTATATACCCCTGTTTGCCACCAGCTCAATCCAAAATCTGTCCGTAATCATACCAATTTGCTATTTGATTGTTTTCTGCTGGCTGTTGATGTCTTATAACCTAACTCGCCTACCTGGTATTGCTTTCGTCCTCAGTCGCTATGCTAGCAAGATATTTCCCTTCGTACTAATGTGGCTGGGCTACAGAATTTTGATGGACAGCGAATCCTATCGTCTTTTTCTACCGAACACTTGA
- a CDS encoding cadmium resistance transporter, with protein MNEFISVITTGITAFIATNLDDLVILTLFFSQVNATFRPQHIVIGQYLGFCTLVMISLIGFLGGLVLPAHWIGLLGLVPITIGLNGLLSLNSDSSSPKELETESVDASTFAIFMSPQTYSVTAITIANGSDNVGIYMPLFANTVLSELLVIIGIFMLLVGIWCYIAYKLTCQSALANLLTHYGTNFVPFILMGLGVFIILDSASLTPFALTVICLVLMGLIKTIQSPKIKLEDL; from the coding sequence ATGAATGAATTTATTAGTGTAATCACTACTGGAATCACAGCTTTTATAGCCACCAATCTAGATGATTTAGTTATCCTGACATTATTCTTTTCTCAGGTGAATGCAACTTTCCGTCCTCAGCATATCGTGATTGGCCAGTACCTGGGATTCTGTACTTTAGTTATGATCAGCCTAATTGGTTTTTTAGGAGGTTTAGTATTACCAGCCCATTGGATTGGACTTCTGGGTTTGGTTCCTATCACTATTGGGCTAAATGGTTTACTGAGTTTAAACAGCGATTCTTCATCTCCAAAGGAGTTAGAAACCGAATCTGTTGACGCTTCTACCTTTGCTATTTTTATGTCTCCCCAAACTTATAGTGTGACGGCTATTACCATAGCTAATGGTAGTGATAATGTAGGCATATATATGCCATTGTTTGCTAACACTGTACTTTCTGAATTGCTGGTAATCATTGGAATATTTATGCTATTGGTTGGGATTTGGTGCTACATAGCATACAAGCTGACTTGCCAAAGTGCGCTCGCCAATCTACTAACCCACTATGGCACTAATTTTGTTCCCTTTATCTTGATGGGCTTAGGCGTGTTTATTATCTTAGACAGTGCCTCACTAACTCCATTTGCTTTGACAGTTATTTGCTTAGTTTTAATGGGGCTGATCAAAACAATTCAAAGTCCTAAAATAAAACTTGAAGATTTGTAA
- a CDS encoding DUF2288 family protein, with product MSSDLRAELTQNLDEAEWEWLIPHVQRDAVIVVALELDFLEVAEAIANDNIPSVQQWIDQQLIAKPTTVKIGEWNGDRTKRFHTLIIQPYVLVQEIN from the coding sequence ATGTCTTCAGATTTAAGAGCAGAATTAACACAAAACCTGGATGAGGCAGAATGGGAGTGGCTAATTCCCCATGTACAGCGAGATGCAGTGATTGTAGTGGCGCTAGAATTAGATTTCCTGGAAGTGGCAGAAGCGATCGCTAATGATAATATTCCATCAGTGCAACAGTGGATTGATCAACAATTAATCGCCAAACCAACCACAGTAAAGATAGGAGAATGGAATGGCGATCGCACTAAGCGATTTCATACTTTGATCATACAGCCCTATGTTCTCGTGCAAGAAATAAACTGA
- a CDS encoding YdcF family protein produces the protein MFLALPLLMWLGYKEARNEYTQPQAMVVLGGSTKRLEREKFTATFARQHPNLPILISGGSPPKYTQKVFTKAGIDPKRLHLDYEAVDTVTNFTTLVDDLQARGIKSVYLITSDYHMRRASVIGDIILGSRGIEFKTVPVPSEQPPEPLGKSIRDGVRALVWVATGYTGADEKSRQSVDH, from the coding sequence ATGTTTCTTGCACTGCCACTATTAATGTGGTTAGGATACAAAGAAGCACGAAACGAGTACACGCAACCCCAAGCAATGGTGGTATTAGGTGGTTCAACAAAACGTCTAGAACGAGAAAAGTTTACGGCAACTTTTGCACGCCAGCATCCAAATTTACCAATCTTGATTTCTGGCGGTAGTCCACCTAAATACACCCAAAAAGTGTTTACTAAGGCTGGCATTGATCCCAAACGTTTACACCTGGATTATGAAGCGGTAGATACAGTTACAAATTTTACCACTTTGGTAGATGATTTGCAAGCTCGCGGTATCAAGAGTGTTTATTTAATTACTTCTGACTACCATATGCGCCGTGCTTCTGTCATTGGCGATATCATTTTAGGTAGTCGGGGTATTGAGTTCAAAACAGTACCAGTTCCTTCAGAACAACCGCCTGAACCTCTAGGAAAATCTATCCGTGATGGAGTTAGAGCCTTAGTGTGGGTCGCAACCGGATACACTGGTGCAGATGAGAAAAGTAGGCAGTCTGTTGACCATTAA
- a CDS encoding tocopherol cyclase family protein, producing MVSMPIKFLDSIQTPHSGYHWDGSSRRFFEGWYYRITLPEIKQTFAFMYSIEDPIGGKPYSGGAAQVLGPNDEYLCRTFPDVTKFWGSRDVLGLGHWGKTDLNTEPIYLLPAEFERHVQEGYQATATLNQGVISDRATNNYCRWQYEIQPVYGWGNRNSIQQSTAGWLSFLQIFEPGWQILMAHGLASGWIDWNGKIYEFTNVPAYGEKNWGGAFPQKWFWLNCNSFDGEPDLALTAGGGRRGVLWWMESVAMIGLHYQGKFYEFVPWNSKVEWNIQPWGRWEMQARNLEYEVELTGTTHLPGTPLRAPTANGLSFCCRDTMQGKLSLELRKITNQQSQIILKAQSSLCGLETGGSPWDNSWQSN from the coding sequence ATGGTTAGTATGCCCATAAAATTCTTAGACTCAATACAAACCCCTCATAGCGGCTATCACTGGGACGGAAGTAGCCGCCGCTTCTTTGAAGGTTGGTATTATCGCATAACTTTGCCTGAGATTAAGCAAACATTCGCCTTTATGTACTCTATCGAAGACCCCATTGGCGGTAAACCCTACAGCGGTGGTGCAGCGCAAGTTCTAGGCCCCAATGATGAGTATCTGTGCCGTACTTTTCCTGATGTGACAAAATTTTGGGGTAGTCGAGATGTTCTAGGTTTAGGTCATTGGGGTAAAACTGATTTAAATACCGAACCAATTTACTTATTACCAGCAGAGTTTGAGCGCCATGTGCAAGAAGGCTATCAAGCTACAGCTACTTTAAATCAGGGAGTGATTAGCGATCGCGCCACCAATAATTATTGCCGTTGGCAGTATGAAATTCAACCCGTATACGGTTGGGGTAATCGAAATAGCATTCAGCAATCAACAGCTGGCTGGCTGTCATTTTTACAAATTTTTGAACCCGGATGGCAAATTTTGATGGCACACGGCTTGGCCAGCGGTTGGATTGATTGGAATGGTAAAATTTACGAATTCACAAATGTGCCAGCCTACGGAGAAAAAAATTGGGGCGGCGCATTTCCCCAAAAATGGTTTTGGCTAAATTGTAATAGTTTTGACGGTGAACCAGACTTGGCATTAACTGCTGGTGGTGGAAGGCGCGGTGTATTGTGGTGGATGGAATCAGTAGCGATGATTGGCTTACACTATCAAGGCAAGTTTTATGAATTTGTTCCCTGGAACTCAAAAGTAGAGTGGAATATTCAGCCTTGGGGTAGATGGGAGATGCAAGCACGTAATCTAGAGTACGAGGTTGAATTGACAGGAACTACGCATCTACCTGGTACACCCCTGCGTGCGCCGACAGCCAATGGTTTAAGCTTCTGTTGTCGAGACACCATGCAAGGAAAGCTAAGTTTGGAGTTGCGAAAAATCACTAATCAACAATCTCAAATAATTTTGAAAGCACAAAGTTCTCTTTGTGGTTTAGAAACAGGCGGGAGTCCTTGGGACAATTCGTGGCAGTCTAATTAA
- the tnpA gene encoding IS200/IS605 family transposase: protein MKVHLVLVTKYRRKAFTSEMLSRLNVVMQELLEKWDCKLVEFNGEEDHVHLLFQYHPDVELSKLVNNLKSVSSRKLRQEFAEHLESFYWKDVFWSGSYFVASCGGVTVSTLRKYIEAQESPTE, encoded by the coding sequence CTGAAAGTACATTTAGTATTAGTTACTAAATATCGGCGTAAAGCATTTACATCTGAGATGCTAAGTAGACTCAATGTTGTAATGCAAGAATTACTAGAAAAGTGGGATTGTAAGCTGGTAGAGTTTAATGGAGAGGAGGATCATGTACATTTGCTTTTCCAATATCATCCAGACGTTGAACTTAGCAAGTTAGTCAATAATCTCAAGTCTGTATCATCTAGAAAACTCCGCCAAGAATTTGCAGAACATCTAGAAAGTTTTTATTGGAAAGACGTATTTTGGAGTGGTTCTTATTTTGTTGCTAGTTGTGGTGGAGTAACAGTCTCTACACTCAGAAAATATATTGAAGCGCAAGAATCCCCTACTGAATAA